From the Burkholderia ubonensis genome, one window contains:
- a CDS encoding molybdopterin-containing oxidoreductase family protein, translated as MNGATQIARAVCPHDCPDTCAMRVTVENGKALKVSGDPDHPPTQGVLCTKVSRYADRVHHPDRLTVPLKRIGAKGEGRFVPISWTEAFDEIGRRLGEIAKRAPEAIVPYSYAGTMGLVQGEGIAQRFFHKLGASRLERAICAAAGAAGLRYTYGGSLGMHLEYFEESELILIWGANPIASSLHFWTRAQEAKRRGAHLVAIDPYRSLTAEKCHQHIALRPGTDGAFALGMMHVLINENLLDHDYIASHTVGFDALEARAMSYPPERVAQICGINASELIDLARRYGATRKASIRLNYGMQRVRGGGNAVRAIASLPALTGAWRDRAGGLLLSSSEFAPIDHAALLRPDLIPGWPHKLPRVINMNAIGDALLHPGDESFGPKVEAVIVYNSNPVAVAPDSSKVAAGFAREDLFTVVLEHFKTDTVDFADIVLPATTQLEHLDVHKSYGHTYVMANLPSIPPVGDARPNTEIFRGIARSMGLDEPALYHSDEEVAQAALRWDDPTLDSDWNTLKHAGWVKLKLADAPFANGGFRTPSGKCEFYSAQLAEMGMDPVPDYLPPFESAEAAPELAARYPLAMISPPARNFLNSTFVNVDSLRNTEGQPHLDIHPADAESRGIGDGGMVRIFNDRGSMQAVARVTDRARAGLVVGLSIWWKKLSPDGRNANEVTSQALTDLGNSATFYDCLVEVERI; from the coding sequence ATGAACGGAGCTACCCAGATAGCTCGGGCCGTGTGCCCTCACGATTGCCCTGATACGTGCGCGATGCGCGTCACCGTCGAAAACGGCAAGGCGCTCAAGGTATCCGGCGATCCCGATCATCCGCCGACTCAGGGTGTGTTGTGCACCAAGGTCAGCCGTTACGCCGACCGGGTGCATCATCCCGATCGCCTGACCGTACCGCTCAAGCGCATCGGCGCCAAGGGAGAGGGGCGTTTCGTGCCAATCAGCTGGACCGAGGCATTCGACGAGATCGGCCGGCGCCTTGGAGAGATCGCGAAGCGCGCGCCGGAAGCGATTGTTCCATACAGCTATGCGGGGACGATGGGGCTCGTGCAGGGCGAAGGCATCGCCCAACGGTTCTTCCACAAGCTGGGCGCGTCACGGCTCGAGCGCGCGATCTGTGCCGCCGCGGGTGCGGCAGGGCTGCGCTACACCTATGGCGGCAGTCTCGGGATGCACCTCGAATATTTCGAAGAGAGCGAACTGATTCTGATCTGGGGCGCGAACCCGATCGCGTCGAGCCTGCATTTCTGGACGCGGGCCCAGGAAGCGAAACGGCGCGGCGCACATCTGGTCGCGATCGACCCGTACCGCTCGCTGACAGCGGAAAAGTGTCACCAGCACATTGCATTGCGGCCCGGTACCGACGGCGCGTTCGCGCTCGGCATGATGCACGTGCTGATCAACGAAAACCTGCTCGATCACGACTATATCGCCAGCCATACGGTCGGCTTCGACGCGCTCGAGGCGCGCGCAATGTCCTATCCGCCGGAGCGGGTTGCGCAGATCTGCGGTATTAACGCGTCCGAGCTGATCGATCTCGCGCGCCGCTACGGTGCCACCCGGAAAGCGTCGATCCGGCTCAATTACGGCATGCAGCGCGTGCGAGGCGGCGGCAACGCAGTGCGTGCGATCGCCAGCTTGCCCGCGCTGACGGGCGCATGGCGCGATCGGGCCGGCGGGCTGTTGCTGTCGTCGTCGGAATTCGCGCCGATCGATCATGCCGCCTTGCTGCGCCCGGATCTCATCCCCGGCTGGCCTCACAAGCTGCCGCGCGTCATCAACATGAACGCCATCGGCGATGCGCTGCTGCACCCGGGCGACGAGTCCTTCGGACCGAAGGTCGAGGCGGTGATCGTCTACAACTCGAACCCTGTCGCCGTCGCGCCGGATTCGTCGAAGGTCGCCGCAGGATTTGCGCGTGAGGACCTGTTCACCGTCGTTCTCGAGCACTTCAAGACAGATACCGTCGATTTCGCCGACATTGTGCTGCCGGCGACCACACAGCTCGAGCATCTCGACGTCCACAAGTCGTATGGCCACACCTATGTGATGGCGAACCTGCCGTCGATTCCACCGGTAGGCGATGCGCGGCCGAACACGGAGATTTTCCGCGGCATCGCGCGCAGCATGGGGCTCGATGAACCGGCGCTCTATCACAGCGACGAAGAAGTCGCTCAGGCGGCGCTCCGCTGGGACGACCCGACGCTCGATAGCGACTGGAACACCTTGAAGCACGCGGGCTGGGTGAAGCTCAAGCTCGCGGATGCGCCGTTTGCGAACGGCGGCTTCAGGACCCCGTCGGGCAAATGCGAGTTCTACAGCGCGCAACTGGCGGAGATGGGGATGGATCCGGTGCCGGACTATCTGCCTCCGTTCGAGTCGGCAGAAGCGGCGCCGGAGCTTGCGGCGCGCTATCCGCTCGCGATGATCTCGCCGCCGGCCCGCAATTTCCTGAACAGCACCTTCGTCAACGTCGACAGCCTGCGCAATACGGAGGGCCAGCCGCATCTCGACATCCATCCGGCGGACGCCGAGTCGCGCGGCATCGGCGATGGCGGCATGGTGCGAATCTTCAACGACCGCGGCTCGATGCAGGCCGTCGCGAGGGTCACGGATCGTGCGCGCGCGGGGCTGGTCGTGGGCTTGTCGATCTGGTGGAAGAAACTGTCGCCGGACGGTCGAAATGCGAACGAGGTGACGAGCCAGGCACTCACCGATCTGGGCAATTCGGCGACGTTTTACGACTGCCTGGTAGAAGTAGAACGGATTTGA